In Agelaius phoeniceus isolate bAgePho1 chromosome 18, bAgePho1.hap1, whole genome shotgun sequence, one genomic interval encodes:
- the CIT gene encoding citron Rho-interacting kinase isoform X8, whose amino-acid sequence MEQEMTRLHRRVSEVEAVLSQKEVELKASETQRSLLEQDLATYITECSSLKRSLEQARMEVSQEDDKALQLLHDIREQSRKLQEIKEQEYQAQVEEMRLMMNQLEEDLISARRRSDLYESELRESRLAAEEFKRKAAECHNKLQKLQVKDQGKNEAGELYSKLEKINTEQQAKIQELQEKLTKAVKASSEATELLQNIRQAKERAEKELEKLQNREDSNESMKKKLLEAEERRHSLENQVKRLETVERRENRLKEDIQTKSQQIQQMAEKILELEEKHREAQIAAQHLELQLKQKEQFYEEKLKVLENQMKKDLADKEALENMLRRHEEEAREKCKVLAEQKAMINAMDSKIRSLEQRIVELSEANKLAANSSLFTQRNMKAQEEMISELRQQKFYLETQAGKLEAQNRKLEEQLEKMSHQDHTDKNRLLELETRLREVSLEHEEQKLELKRQLTELQLTLQERESQITGLQAARTALENQLREAKTELEETTAEAEEEIQALTAHRDEIQRKFEALRNSCTVISDLEEQLNQLTEDNAELNNQNFFLSKQLDEASGANDEVVQLRSEVDHLRREITEREMQLTSQKQTMEALKTTCTMLEEQVMDLEALNDELLEKERQWEAWRNVLGDEKSQFECRVRELQRMLDTEKQSRVRADQRITESRQVVELAVKEHKAEILALQQALKEQKLKAESLSDKLNDLEKKHAMLEMNARSLQQKLETERELKQRLLEEQAKLQQQMDLQKNHIFRLTQGLQEALDRADLLKTERSDLEYQLENIQVLYSHEKVKMEGTISQQTKLIDFLQAKMDQPAKKKKGLFSRRKEDPSLPTQVPLQYNELKVALEKEKARSAELEEALQKTRIELRSAREEAAHRKISDHPHPSTPATARQQIIMSAIVRSPEHQPTPISLLAPPSSRRKESSTPEEYSRRLKERMHHNIPHRFNVGLNMRATKCAVCLDTVHFGRQASKCLECQVMCHPKCSTCLPATCGLPAEYATHFSEAFCRDKMNSPGLQLKEPSTSLRLEGWMKVPRNNKRGQQGWDRKYIVLEGTKVLIYDAEAREAGQRPLEEFELCLPDGDVTVHGAVGATELTNTAKTDVPYILKLESHPHTTCWPGRTLYLLAPSFPDKQRWVTALESIVAGGRVSREKAEADAKLLGNSLLKLEGEDRLDINCTMPFSDQVVLVGAEEGLYALNVLKNSLTHIPGMGAVFQIHLIKDLEKLLMIAGEERALCLVDVKKVKQSLAQSHLPAQPDVSPNVFEAVKGCHLFAAGKVENSLCICAAMPNKVVVLRYNESLSKFCIRKEIETSEPCSCIHLTTYSIIIGTNKFYEIEMKQYTLEEFLDKNDHTLASAVFAASTNSFPVSIIQVNPAGQREEYLLCFHEFGVFVDSYGRRSRTDDLKWNRLPLAFAYREPYLFVTHFNSLEVIEIQARASIGTPARAHLEIPNPRYLGPAISSGAIYLASSYQDKLRVICCKGNLVKETNNEQQQPQHHRGSSATRSGSHQLFLNDSSPNKRGPPTYNEHITKRVASSPGPPEGPSHPREPSTPHRYREGRTELRRDKSPGRPLEREKSPGRLLSTRRERSPGRLFEDSGRGRVPVSGARTPLAQVNKVWDQSSV is encoded by the exons ATGGAGCAGGAAATGACGCGGTTGCACCGGAGAGTGTCAGAGGTGGAGGCTGTACTTAGCCAAAAGGAGGTGGAACTGAAAGCCTCTGAGACCCAGCGATCCCTCCTGGAGCAGGACCTGGCCACCTATATCACAGAATGCAGT AGCTTAAAGCGCAGCCTGGAGCAGGCACGGATGGAGGTGTCTCAGGAAGATGATAAGGCACTGCAGCTACTTCATGATATCAGAGAGCAAAGCCGAAAACTGCAAGAGATCAAAGAACAG GAATACCAAGCTCAAGTGGAAGAGATGAGGCTGATGATGAATCAGCTGGAGGAGGATCTGATCTCAGCTCGCAGGCGCAGCGATCTCTACGAGTCGGAGTTGAGGGAGTCCCGCCTGGCAGCCGAGGAATTCAAACGTAAAGCTGCCGAGTGCCACAACAAACTGCAAAAG TTACAGGTTAAAGATCAAGGAAAAAATGAGGCAGGAGAGTTGTATTCCAAACTGGAAAAG atcaatacagagcagcaagccaaaatccaggagctgcaggaaaagctgacAAAG GCTGTGAAAGCCAGCTCAGAGGCAACTGAGCTCCTGCAGAATATCCGTCAGGCAAAGGAGAGAGctgagaaggagctggagaaactGCAGAACCGGGAAGATTCCAATGaaagcatgaagaaaaaattGCTTGAAGCAGAA GAACGGCGCCATTCTCTGGAGAATCAGGTGAAGAGATTAGAGACTGTGGAACGAAGAGAAAACCGCCTAAAAGAAGATATTCAAACTAAATCTCAACAGATTCAACAGATGGCAGAAAAAATTCTG gagctggaggagaagcACCGTGAGGCTCAGATTGCAGCACAACATCTGGAGTTGCAGCTGAAACAGAAGGAACAATTCTATGAGGAGAAACTCAAA GTGTTGGAAAATCAGATGAAGAAGGATCTTGCAGATAAGGAAGCACTTGAGAATATGCTCAGAAGACATGAAGAAGAAGCACGTGAGAAATGCAAAGTTCTGGCTGAACAGAAGGCG ATGATCAATGCAATGGATTCCAAGATCAGGTCACTGGAGCAGAGAATTGTGGAATTGTCTGAGGCCAACAAACTGGCAGCAAATAGCAGCCTCTTTACCCAGAGGAACAT GAAAGCCCAAGAGGAGATGATTTCAGAGCTCAGGCAACAGAAGTTCTACTTGGAAACACAAGCTGGAAAGTTGGAAGCCCAGAATCGAAAATTAGAAGAACAATTGGAAAAGATGAGTCACCAAGATCACACTGACAAGAACCGCCTGCTGGAGTTGGAGACACGGCTGAGAGAG GTTAGCCTAGAGCACGAAGAACAAAAGCTGGAGCTGAAGAGGCAGctgacagagctgcagctgaccCTGCAGGAGAGGGAATCCCAGATCACTGGGCTGCAGGCTGCAAGGACAGCCCTGGAGAACCAACTCCGAGAGGCCAAGACCGAGCTGGAGGAGACCACGGCCGAGGCAGAGGAGGAGATCCAAGCCCTCACG GCACATAGAGATGAAATCCAGCGTAAATTTGAAGCCCTTCGTAATAGCTGCACA GTGATTTCAGATTTGGAAGAGCAGCTGAACCAGCTCACTGAAGACAATGCAGAGCTGAACAACCAGAATTTCTTCCTGTCCAAACAACTGGACGAGGCCTCGGGGGCCAACGACGAGGTTGTGCAGCTGCGGAGTGAGGTCGATCATCTCCGCCGGGAGATCACCGAGAGGGAGATGCAGCTGACCAGCCAGAAACAA ACTATGGAGGCCTTGAAGACAACATGTACGATGCTGGAAGAGCAAGTAATGGACTTGGAGGCCCTGAATGATGAACTCCTGGAGAAAGAGCGCCAGTGGGAAGCGTGGAGAAATGTTCTAGGGGATGAGAAGTCCCAGTTTGAATGTCGAGttagagagctgcagaggatgctGGATACTGAGAAACAGAGcag AGTGAGAGCAGATCAACGTATTACTGAGTCTCGCCAGGTGGTAGAACTTGCTGTCAAGGAACACAAGGCAGAGATTCTGGCCCTGCAGCAAGCACTCAAGGAACAAAAACTCAAAGCAGAGAGCCTTTCTGATAAG CTCAATGACCTGGAGAAGAAGCACGCCATGCTGGAGATGAACGCCCGCAGTTTACAGCAGAAGCTTGAGACAGAAAGGGAGCTGAAGCAGAGGCTTCTGGAGGAG CAGGCAAAGCTGCAGCAACAAATGGATCTGCAGAAGAACCACATCTTCCGCCTGACTCAAGGTCTGCAAGAGGCTCTGGACCGAGCAGATCTTCTGAAGACTGAGAGAAGTGACCTGGAATATCAGCTGGAAAACATTCAG GTTCTCTATTCCCATGAAAAAGTGAAAATGGAGGGCACTATTTCTCAGCAAACTAAACTCATTGATTTCCTGCAGGCAAAGATGGACCAaccagcaaaaaagaaaaag GGCCTGTTTAGTCGGCGGAAAGAGGACCCTTCTTTACCCACACAGGTTCCCCTGCAATACAATGAGCTGAAAGTGGCactggagaaggagaaggctcGTTCTGCTGAGCTGGAGGAGGCTCTACAGAAAACACGCATTGAACTCAGATCTGCTCGTGAAGAAG CTGCTCATCGGAAAATATCCGACCACCCTCACCCCTCCACGCCGGCCACGGCCAGGCAGCAGATCATCATGTCTGCCATAGTGCGCTCCCCAGAGCACCAGCCCACGCCCATCAGCCTGCTGGCCCCACCCTCCAGCCGCCGGAAGGAATCCTCCACACCTGAGG AGTACAGCCGGCGCCTGAAGGAGCGGATGCACCACAACATCCCCCATCGCTTCAACGTGGGGCTCAACATGAGGGCCACCAAGTGCGCCGTGTGCCTGGACACCGTGCACTTCGGCAGGCAGGCCTCCAAGTGTCTGG AATGCCAGGTGATGTGTCACCCAAAATGCTCAACTTGCTTGCCAGCTACTTGTGGGCTGCCAGCAGAATATGCCACACACTTCTCGGAAGCGTTCTGCCGGGATAAGATGAATTCCCCTGGCCTGCAGCTGAAGGAGCCAAGCACCAGTCTGCGTCTGGAAGGGTGGATGAAAGTGCCAAG GAATAATAAACGTGGGcaacagggctgggacaggaagTATATTGTCCTGGAAGGAACCAAAGTGCTCATTTATGATGCAGAAGCAAGAGAAG ctggacagaGGCCTCTGGAGGAATTTGAGCTCTGCCTTCCTGATGGTGATGTAACTGTTCATGGAGCTGTAGGAGCTACTGAGCTTACCAATACAGCAAAGACAG ATGTGCCATATATCCTAAAATTGGAGTCTCATCCACACACCACTTGCTGGCCTGGTAGAACACTCTACCTGTTAGCACCCAGCTTCCCTGACAAACAGCGCTGGGTCACAGCACTGGAATCAATAGTGGCAGGTGGGAGAGTTTCCAGAGAAAAAGCTGAGGCTGATGCT AAACTGCTGGGGAACTCCCTGCTGAAGCTGGAGGGTGAAGACCGTTTGGATATCAATTGCACAATGCCCTTCAGTGACCAG GTAGTGCTGGTGGGTGCAGAAGAAGGTCTCTATGCCCTGAATGTACTGAAGAATTCCTTAACGCACATCCCAGGAATGGGAGCTGTCTTCCAAATTCACCTCATCAAGGACCTGGAGAAGCTACTCATGATAGCAG gAGAAGAAAGGGCTCTGTGTCTTGTTGATGTAAAGAAAGTGAAGCAGTCCCTAGCCCAGTCtcacctcccagcccagcctgatgTCTCACCAAATGTCTTTGAGGCTGTCAAAGGATGTCACCTTTTTGCTGCTGGCAAA GTTGAGAACAGTCTTTGTATCTGTGCAGCCATGCCCAATAAAGTGGTGGTTCTGCGATACAACGAGAGCTTGAGCAAGTTCTGTATCAGAAAG gaGATTGAAACCTCTGAGCCTTGCAGCTGCATCCATTTGACCACTTACAGCATCATCATTGGAACCAACAAGTTCTATGAAATTGAGATGAAGCAGTACACACTGGAGG AGTTTTTGGATAAAAATGACCACACTTTGGCCtctgctgtgtttgctgcttccACCAACAGTTTCCCAGTCAGTATCATCCAAGTGaacccagcagggcagagggaggagtaTCTGCTCTGTTTCCATG AGTTTGGTGTCTTTGTGGATTCCTATGGAAGACGCAGTAGGACAGACGACCTGAAATGGAACCGCTTGCCCTTAGCTTTTG CCTACAGGGAGCCCTATCTGTTCGTGACCCACTTCAATTCCCTTGAAGTGATCGAGATTCAGGCACGAGCTTCTATAGG AACTCCGGCACGAGCCCACTTGGAGATCCCGAACCCGCGGTACCTGGGGCCTGCCATCTCCTCGGGGGCGATCTACTTGGCCTCCTCCTACCAGGACAAGCTAAGGGTGATCTGCTGTAAGGGCAACCTGGTGAAGGAGACCAAcaatgagcagcagcagccgcagcaCCACAGAGGCTCCTCTGCCACGCGCAG CGGTTCGCATCAATTATTTTTGAATGACAGCAGCCCCAACAAGAGAGGCCCTCCCACGTACAACGAGCACATCACCAAGAGGGtggcctccagcccagggccccCCGAAGGGCCCAGCCACCCCCGGGAGCCCAGCACCCCGCACCGGTACCGCGAGGGCCGCACGGAGCTGCGCAGGGACAAGTCCCCAGGGAGGCCCCTGGAGAGGGAGAAGTCCCCGGGGCGGCTGCTGAGCACCCGCAGGGAGCGCTCCCCGGGACGGCTCTTCGAGGACAGCGGCCGAGGCAGGGTGCCTGTGAGCGGGGCCAGAACTCCTCTTGCCCAAGTCAATAAG GTCTGGGACCAGTCTTCAGTGTAA
- the CIT gene encoding citron Rho-interacting kinase isoform X4 — translation MEKTLLLKSKELQDAQDKCHKMEQEMTRLHRRVSEVEAVLSQKEVELKASETQRSLLEQDLATYITECSSLKRSLEQARMEVSQEDDKALQLLHDIREQSRKLQEIKEQEYQAQVEEMRLMMNQLEEDLISARRRSDLYESELRESRLAAEEFKRKAAECHNKLQKLQVKDQGKNEAGELYSKLEKINTEQQAKIQELQEKLTKAVKASSEATELLQNIRQAKERAEKELEKLQNREDSNESMKKKLLEAEERRHSLENQVKRLETVERRENRLKEDIQTKSQQIQQMAEKILELEEKHREAQIAAQHLELQLKQKEQFYEEKLKVLENQMKKDLADKEALENMLRRHEEEAREKCKVLAEQKAMINAMDSKIRSLEQRIVELSEANKLAANSSLFTQRNMKAQEEMISELRQQKFYLETQAGKLEAQNRKLEEQLEKMSHQDHTDKNRLLELETRLREVSLEHEEQKLELKRQLTELQLTLQERESQITGLQAARTALENQLREAKTELEETTAEAEEEIQALTAHRDEIQRKFEALRNSCTVISDLEEQLNQLTEDNAELNNQNFFLSKQLDEASGANDEVVQLRSEVDHLRREITEREMQLTSQKQTMEALKTTCTMLEEQVMDLEALNDELLEKERQWEAWRNVLGDEKSQFECRVRELQRMLDTEKQSRVRADQRITESRQVVELAVKEHKAEILALQQALKEQKLKAESLSDKLNDLEKKHAMLEMNARSLQQKLETERELKQRLLEEQAKLQQQMDLQKNHIFRLTQGLQEALDRADLLKTERSDLEYQLENIQVLYSHEKVKMEGTISQQTKLIDFLQAKMDQPAKKKKGLFSRRKEDPSLPTQVPLQYNELKVALEKEKARSAELEEALQKTRIELRSAREEAAHRKISDHPHPSTPATARQQIIMSAIVRSPEHQPTPISLLAPPSSRRKESSTPEEYSRRLKERMHHNIPHRFNVGLNMRATKCAVCLDTVHFGRQASKCLECQVMCHPKCSTCLPATCGLPAEYATHFSEAFCRDKMNSPGLQLKEPSTSLRLEGWMKVPRNNKRGQQGWDRKYIVLEGTKVLIYDAEAREAGQRPLEEFELCLPDGDVTVHGAVGATELTNTAKTDVPYILKLESHPHTTCWPGRTLYLLAPSFPDKQRWVTALESIVAGGRVSREKAEADAKLLGNSLLKLEGEDRLDINCTMPFSDQVVLVGAEEGLYALNVLKNSLTHIPGMGAVFQIHLIKDLEKLLMIAGEERALCLVDVKKVKQSLAQSHLPAQPDVSPNVFEAVKGCHLFAAGKVENSLCICAAMPNKVVVLRYNESLSKFCIRKEIETSEPCSCIHLTTYSIIIGTNKFYEIEMKQYTLEEFLDKNDHTLASAVFAASTNSFPVSIIQVNPAGQREEYLLCFHEFGVFVDSYGRRSRTDDLKWNRLPLAFAYREPYLFVTHFNSLEVIEIQARASIGTPARAHLEIPNPRYLGPAISSGAIYLASSYQDKLRVICCKGNLVKETNNEQQQPQHHRGSSATRSPNKRGPPTYNEHITKRVASSPGPPEGPSHPREPSTPHRYREGRTELRRDKSPGRPLEREKSPGRLLSTRRERSPGRLFEDSGRGRVPVSGARTPLAQVNKVWDQSSV, via the exons ATGGAAAAGACACTTCTTCTCAAGAGCAAAGAGCTCCAAGACGCCCAGGACAAGTGTCACAAG ATGGAGCAGGAAATGACGCGGTTGCACCGGAGAGTGTCAGAGGTGGAGGCTGTACTTAGCCAAAAGGAGGTGGAACTGAAAGCCTCTGAGACCCAGCGATCCCTCCTGGAGCAGGACCTGGCCACCTATATCACAGAATGCAGT AGCTTAAAGCGCAGCCTGGAGCAGGCACGGATGGAGGTGTCTCAGGAAGATGATAAGGCACTGCAGCTACTTCATGATATCAGAGAGCAAAGCCGAAAACTGCAAGAGATCAAAGAACAG GAATACCAAGCTCAAGTGGAAGAGATGAGGCTGATGATGAATCAGCTGGAGGAGGATCTGATCTCAGCTCGCAGGCGCAGCGATCTCTACGAGTCGGAGTTGAGGGAGTCCCGCCTGGCAGCCGAGGAATTCAAACGTAAAGCTGCCGAGTGCCACAACAAACTGCAAAAG TTACAGGTTAAAGATCAAGGAAAAAATGAGGCAGGAGAGTTGTATTCCAAACTGGAAAAG atcaatacagagcagcaagccaaaatccaggagctgcaggaaaagctgacAAAG GCTGTGAAAGCCAGCTCAGAGGCAACTGAGCTCCTGCAGAATATCCGTCAGGCAAAGGAGAGAGctgagaaggagctggagaaactGCAGAACCGGGAAGATTCCAATGaaagcatgaagaaaaaattGCTTGAAGCAGAA GAACGGCGCCATTCTCTGGAGAATCAGGTGAAGAGATTAGAGACTGTGGAACGAAGAGAAAACCGCCTAAAAGAAGATATTCAAACTAAATCTCAACAGATTCAACAGATGGCAGAAAAAATTCTG gagctggaggagaagcACCGTGAGGCTCAGATTGCAGCACAACATCTGGAGTTGCAGCTGAAACAGAAGGAACAATTCTATGAGGAGAAACTCAAA GTGTTGGAAAATCAGATGAAGAAGGATCTTGCAGATAAGGAAGCACTTGAGAATATGCTCAGAAGACATGAAGAAGAAGCACGTGAGAAATGCAAAGTTCTGGCTGAACAGAAGGCG ATGATCAATGCAATGGATTCCAAGATCAGGTCACTGGAGCAGAGAATTGTGGAATTGTCTGAGGCCAACAAACTGGCAGCAAATAGCAGCCTCTTTACCCAGAGGAACAT GAAAGCCCAAGAGGAGATGATTTCAGAGCTCAGGCAACAGAAGTTCTACTTGGAAACACAAGCTGGAAAGTTGGAAGCCCAGAATCGAAAATTAGAAGAACAATTGGAAAAGATGAGTCACCAAGATCACACTGACAAGAACCGCCTGCTGGAGTTGGAGACACGGCTGAGAGAG GTTAGCCTAGAGCACGAAGAACAAAAGCTGGAGCTGAAGAGGCAGctgacagagctgcagctgaccCTGCAGGAGAGGGAATCCCAGATCACTGGGCTGCAGGCTGCAAGGACAGCCCTGGAGAACCAACTCCGAGAGGCCAAGACCGAGCTGGAGGAGACCACGGCCGAGGCAGAGGAGGAGATCCAAGCCCTCACG GCACATAGAGATGAAATCCAGCGTAAATTTGAAGCCCTTCGTAATAGCTGCACA GTGATTTCAGATTTGGAAGAGCAGCTGAACCAGCTCACTGAAGACAATGCAGAGCTGAACAACCAGAATTTCTTCCTGTCCAAACAACTGGACGAGGCCTCGGGGGCCAACGACGAGGTTGTGCAGCTGCGGAGTGAGGTCGATCATCTCCGCCGGGAGATCACCGAGAGGGAGATGCAGCTGACCAGCCAGAAACAA ACTATGGAGGCCTTGAAGACAACATGTACGATGCTGGAAGAGCAAGTAATGGACTTGGAGGCCCTGAATGATGAACTCCTGGAGAAAGAGCGCCAGTGGGAAGCGTGGAGAAATGTTCTAGGGGATGAGAAGTCCCAGTTTGAATGTCGAGttagagagctgcagaggatgctGGATACTGAGAAACAGAGcag AGTGAGAGCAGATCAACGTATTACTGAGTCTCGCCAGGTGGTAGAACTTGCTGTCAAGGAACACAAGGCAGAGATTCTGGCCCTGCAGCAAGCACTCAAGGAACAAAAACTCAAAGCAGAGAGCCTTTCTGATAAG CTCAATGACCTGGAGAAGAAGCACGCCATGCTGGAGATGAACGCCCGCAGTTTACAGCAGAAGCTTGAGACAGAAAGGGAGCTGAAGCAGAGGCTTCTGGAGGAG CAGGCAAAGCTGCAGCAACAAATGGATCTGCAGAAGAACCACATCTTCCGCCTGACTCAAGGTCTGCAAGAGGCTCTGGACCGAGCAGATCTTCTGAAGACTGAGAGAAGTGACCTGGAATATCAGCTGGAAAACATTCAG GTTCTCTATTCCCATGAAAAAGTGAAAATGGAGGGCACTATTTCTCAGCAAACTAAACTCATTGATTTCCTGCAGGCAAAGATGGACCAaccagcaaaaaagaaaaag GGCCTGTTTAGTCGGCGGAAAGAGGACCCTTCTTTACCCACACAGGTTCCCCTGCAATACAATGAGCTGAAAGTGGCactggagaaggagaaggctcGTTCTGCTGAGCTGGAGGAGGCTCTACAGAAAACACGCATTGAACTCAGATCTGCTCGTGAAGAAG CTGCTCATCGGAAAATATCCGACCACCCTCACCCCTCCACGCCGGCCACGGCCAGGCAGCAGATCATCATGTCTGCCATAGTGCGCTCCCCAGAGCACCAGCCCACGCCCATCAGCCTGCTGGCCCCACCCTCCAGCCGCCGGAAGGAATCCTCCACACCTGAGG AGTACAGCCGGCGCCTGAAGGAGCGGATGCACCACAACATCCCCCATCGCTTCAACGTGGGGCTCAACATGAGGGCCACCAAGTGCGCCGTGTGCCTGGACACCGTGCACTTCGGCAGGCAGGCCTCCAAGTGTCTGG AATGCCAGGTGATGTGTCACCCAAAATGCTCAACTTGCTTGCCAGCTACTTGTGGGCTGCCAGCAGAATATGCCACACACTTCTCGGAAGCGTTCTGCCGGGATAAGATGAATTCCCCTGGCCTGCAGCTGAAGGAGCCAAGCACCAGTCTGCGTCTGGAAGGGTGGATGAAAGTGCCAAG GAATAATAAACGTGGGcaacagggctgggacaggaagTATATTGTCCTGGAAGGAACCAAAGTGCTCATTTATGATGCAGAAGCAAGAGAAG ctggacagaGGCCTCTGGAGGAATTTGAGCTCTGCCTTCCTGATGGTGATGTAACTGTTCATGGAGCTGTAGGAGCTACTGAGCTTACCAATACAGCAAAGACAG ATGTGCCATATATCCTAAAATTGGAGTCTCATCCACACACCACTTGCTGGCCTGGTAGAACACTCTACCTGTTAGCACCCAGCTTCCCTGACAAACAGCGCTGGGTCACAGCACTGGAATCAATAGTGGCAGGTGGGAGAGTTTCCAGAGAAAAAGCTGAGGCTGATGCT AAACTGCTGGGGAACTCCCTGCTGAAGCTGGAGGGTGAAGACCGTTTGGATATCAATTGCACAATGCCCTTCAGTGACCAG GTAGTGCTGGTGGGTGCAGAAGAAGGTCTCTATGCCCTGAATGTACTGAAGAATTCCTTAACGCACATCCCAGGAATGGGAGCTGTCTTCCAAATTCACCTCATCAAGGACCTGGAGAAGCTACTCATGATAGCAG gAGAAGAAAGGGCTCTGTGTCTTGTTGATGTAAAGAAAGTGAAGCAGTCCCTAGCCCAGTCtcacctcccagcccagcctgatgTCTCACCAAATGTCTTTGAGGCTGTCAAAGGATGTCACCTTTTTGCTGCTGGCAAA GTTGAGAACAGTCTTTGTATCTGTGCAGCCATGCCCAATAAAGTGGTGGTTCTGCGATACAACGAGAGCTTGAGCAAGTTCTGTATCAGAAAG gaGATTGAAACCTCTGAGCCTTGCAGCTGCATCCATTTGACCACTTACAGCATCATCATTGGAACCAACAAGTTCTATGAAATTGAGATGAAGCAGTACACACTGGAGG AGTTTTTGGATAAAAATGACCACACTTTGGCCtctgctgtgtttgctgcttccACCAACAGTTTCCCAGTCAGTATCATCCAAGTGaacccagcagggcagagggaggagtaTCTGCTCTGTTTCCATG AGTTTGGTGTCTTTGTGGATTCCTATGGAAGACGCAGTAGGACAGACGACCTGAAATGGAACCGCTTGCCCTTAGCTTTTG CCTACAGGGAGCCCTATCTGTTCGTGACCCACTTCAATTCCCTTGAAGTGATCGAGATTCAGGCACGAGCTTCTATAGG AACTCCGGCACGAGCCCACTTGGAGATCCCGAACCCGCGGTACCTGGGGCCTGCCATCTCCTCGGGGGCGATCTACTTGGCCTCCTCCTACCAGGACAAGCTAAGGGTGATCTGCTGTAAGGGCAACCTGGTGAAGGAGACCAAcaatgagcagcagcagccgcagcaCCACAGAGGCTCCTCTGCCACGCGCAG CCCCAACAAGAGAGGCCCTCCCACGTACAACGAGCACATCACCAAGAGGGtggcctccagcccagggccccCCGAAGGGCCCAGCCACCCCCGGGAGCCCAGCACCCCGCACCGGTACCGCGAGGGCCGCACGGAGCTGCGCAGGGACAAGTCCCCAGGGAGGCCCCTGGAGAGGGAGAAGTCCCCGGGGCGGCTGCTGAGCACCCGCAGGGAGCGCTCCCCGGGACGGCTCTTCGAGGACAGCGGCCGAGGCAGGGTGCCTGTGAGCGGGGCCAGAACTCCTCTTGCCCAAGTCAATAAG GTCTGGGACCAGTCTTCAGTGTAA